From Chryseobacterium sp. H1D6B, a single genomic window includes:
- a CDS encoding cysteine desulfurase family protein — protein sequence MNKIYLDNAATTPLSEEVIDAMVGTMKMNFGNPSSTHSFGQEAKILIENVRRQVADYLHVTPAEIIFTSCGTESNNMIIKSSVEHLGVERIISSPMEHKCVSESILDMKSRKGVEVAYIRPNEKGDIDLNTLEKLLKSSDKKTLVSLMHANNEIGNIVDIKKIAELCRANNALFHSDTVQTMAHMNLDFSDILVDFASCSAHKFHGPKGVGFAFIRKASGLKGIITGGPQERSLRAGTENVSGIVGLGKALELSLKNMEAYTSHIEEIKEYAVEKLTDAVPGIKFNGRSSEKENSLYTVLSALLPYKNPLIGLQLDMKGIAVSQGSACSSGASKPSMVMMMVLSEDEMDHCTPLRISFSHMTTKEDINALADALKEISKDFVIEKTNVEHR from the coding sequence ATGAATAAAATATATTTAGATAACGCGGCAACAACACCTCTTTCAGAAGAAGTTATTGATGCAATGGTAGGTACCATGAAGATGAATTTCGGTAATCCGTCTTCTACACACAGCTTTGGCCAGGAAGCAAAGATTCTTATTGAAAATGTAAGGAGGCAGGTCGCAGATTATCTTCACGTTACTCCGGCTGAAATTATTTTTACCTCCTGCGGTACTGAATCAAATAACATGATTATTAAATCCAGTGTCGAGCATCTTGGCGTAGAAAGAATTATCAGTTCTCCTATGGAGCATAAATGTGTTTCTGAAAGCATTCTGGATATGAAAAGCAGAAAAGGAGTAGAAGTAGCTTATATCCGTCCCAATGAAAAAGGAGATATTGATCTTAATACATTAGAAAAATTATTGAAAAGTTCTGATAAAAAAACTTTGGTGAGCTTAATGCATGCTAATAATGAGATCGGAAATATAGTAGATATTAAGAAAATTGCTGAATTGTGCAGAGCTAATAATGCTCTTTTCCATTCAGATACCGTACAGACGATGGCTCATATGAACCTCGATTTTTCTGATATTCTTGTGGATTTCGCTTCTTGCAGTGCCCACAAGTTTCACGGACCGAAAGGTGTTGGATTTGCTTTTATAAGAAAAGCAAGCGGTTTAAAAGGAATTATCACAGGCGGGCCTCAGGAAAGAAGTTTAAGAGCCGGAACAGAAAATGTAAGCGGTATTGTAGGTTTAGGGAAAGCCCTGGAACTTTCTCTTAAAAATATGGAAGCTTATACCAGCCATATTGAGGAAATAAAGGAGTATGCTGTTGAAAAACTAACTGATGCGGTTCCTGGAATCAAATTTAACGGAAGAAGTTCAGAAAAAGAAAACAGTCTTTATACTGTTTTAAGTGCTTTACTGCCTTACAAAAACCCTTTGATAGGATTACAGCTTGATATGAAAGGAATTGCTGTTTCTCAAGGAAGTGCGTGCTCTTCTGGGGCATCAAAACCTTCTATGGTGATGATGATGGTACTATCTGAAGATGAAATGGATCATTGTACACCATTACGTATTTCTTTCAGTCATATGACTACAAAAGAAGATATTAATGCTTTAGCAGATGCTTTGAAAGAAATTTCAAAAGATTTTGTTATAGAAAAAACAAATGTTGAGCATAGATAG
- the trxA gene encoding thioredoxin yields MALEITDSSFQEMVLKSDKPVLVDFWAVWCGPCRTLGPIIEEVATDFEGKAVVGKVDVDNNQEISMKYGIRNIPTVLIFKNGEVVDKLVGVAPKDVIAEKLSAHL; encoded by the coding sequence ATGGCTTTAGAAATTACGGATAGCTCATTTCAGGAAATGGTTTTAAAATCAGATAAACCGGTATTAGTAGATTTTTGGGCAGTATGGTGTGGACCATGTAGAACATTGGGACCGATTATCGAGGAAGTAGCAACAGATTTTGAAGGAAAAGCTGTAGTTGGAAAGGTAGACGTAGACAACAATCAGGAAATTTCGATGAAGTACGGGATCAGAAATATCCCTACAGTTTTAATTTTCAAGAATGGCGAAGTTGTAGATAAACTAGTTGGTGTAGCACCAAAAGACGTGATCGCTGAGAAATTAAGCGCGCACTTATAA
- a CDS encoding LytTR family transcriptional regulator, with protein MKKINLYTLTFFAISIVILLISFFSFRYLYLSSKKDVFDSTFEAGKREAREIGKLLELQLKQGLSKETVIQNLQSSIVNTDTQSGFICMYNQNGIELCHPNPALIGRKIEKNSSEFILDNDKPFDFLEILNSGKASTGIHNFNKNSNRTSEIVSFYPVEGSNWMVASHANIDVIEKQISDLYLTFLIVFLIAALFILGISFFLIRMIYKKYEHQKNNEIKNLNDEVNTLTAINTQLHLIHEKHKETNKNFPSDESNENLKKRIITYHKDELISLETSEIAYFFLENNSVYIKHVQEINTQSTPVLMN; from the coding sequence ATGAAAAAGATCAATCTTTACACCCTTACTTTTTTCGCCATAAGTATTGTGATTTTACTTATCAGTTTTTTTTCATTTCGATATTTATATTTATCTTCTAAAAAGGATGTTTTCGACAGTACATTTGAAGCGGGGAAAAGAGAAGCCCGCGAAATTGGTAAACTGTTAGAGTTACAGCTTAAACAAGGTCTTTCAAAAGAGACTGTTATTCAAAATCTTCAAAGCAGCATTGTCAATACAGATACTCAAAGCGGGTTTATTTGTATGTATAATCAAAATGGCATTGAACTTTGCCACCCCAATCCGGCTTTAATTGGCCGTAAGATTGAAAAAAATAGTTCAGAATTTATTTTAGATAATGATAAACCATTCGATTTTCTAGAGATTCTTAATTCAGGAAAAGCAAGTACCGGAATACATAATTTTAATAAAAACTCAAACCGTACCTCTGAAATTGTAAGTTTTTATCCTGTAGAAGGGAGCAACTGGATGGTGGCCTCACATGCCAACATTGACGTCATAGAAAAGCAAATTTCTGATTTATACTTAACTTTTTTAATTGTATTTCTCATTGCTGCTTTATTCATTCTAGGGATAAGTTTCTTTTTGATCAGAATGATTTATAAAAAATATGAACATCAGAAAAATAATGAGATTAAAAATCTTAATGATGAAGTCAACACTTTAACAGCTATCAACACACAACTTCATTTAATTCACGAAAAACATAAGGAAACTAATAAGAATTTCCCAAGTGATGAGTCAAACGAAAATTTAAAGAAAAGAATTATCACCTATCATAAAGACGAATTGATCTCTTTAGAAACTTCAGAGATTGCTTATTTCTTTCTTGAAAATAATAGTGTTTACATAAAACATGTTCAGGAAATCAATACTCAATCAACTCCAGTCTTGATGAACTGA
- a CDS encoding heme-binding domain-containing protein, which translates to MKNKNTLILVLLAGFVGLQFFRPEEIDHGTKAQNLTNVPKEVNAILRSSCFDCHSSETNLRWYDKITPANFLVTSHIKEAREVLNFSKWDSWPKAQQNSTIYYAINKVLSGEMPLPSYAAIHSSAKLNQEQIQTLKNYALSLTPRKVSDNSQIKDAEKQYNSWVNGALKKNHVKDAPNGLHYFPDYRNWKAVSTTDRFDNGTMRIIFGNDIAVKAIQEHKVNPWPDGTVFAKTAWKQQTQNDGSISSGEFLAVEFMVKDAKKYSKTKGWGWARWKGSDLKPYGGDIPNFEQECIECHRPVANRDYVFTPPLYLISQLKKMQIK; encoded by the coding sequence ATGAAAAATAAAAATACGCTGATCTTGGTTTTGCTCGCCGGATTCGTAGGTTTACAGTTTTTTCGGCCTGAAGAAATTGATCACGGTACTAAAGCGCAAAACCTTACCAATGTTCCAAAAGAAGTTAATGCAATTTTGAGAAGCTCATGCTTTGATTGTCATTCTTCAGAAACTAATTTAAGATGGTACGATAAAATCACTCCGGCTAATTTTCTAGTCACGTCTCATATTAAAGAGGCTAGAGAAGTATTGAATTTTTCGAAATGGGATTCTTGGCCAAAAGCGCAGCAGAATTCAACAATTTATTATGCGATCAACAAAGTATTGTCGGGTGAGATGCCTCTTCCCAGTTATGCGGCAATTCATTCATCTGCAAAATTAAATCAGGAACAGATTCAGACGTTGAAAAATTATGCTTTATCACTCACACCCCGTAAAGTTTCGGATAATTCTCAAATAAAAGATGCAGAGAAACAATACAATTCTTGGGTAAATGGAGCATTGAAAAAAAATCACGTAAAAGACGCTCCGAACGGATTGCATTATTTTCCTGATTACCGAAACTGGAAAGCTGTCAGTACAACAGATCGTTTTGATAATGGGACAATGCGAATTATTTTTGGAAATGATATTGCTGTAAAAGCCATTCAGGAGCATAAAGTAAACCCTTGGCCGGATGGGACTGTCTTTGCAAAAACAGCTTGGAAACAGCAGACGCAAAATGATGGAAGTATTTCTTCAGGTGAGTTTTTAGCGGTGGAATTTATGGTGAAAGATGCTAAGAAGTATTCAAAAACAAAAGGTTGGGGCTGGGCAAGATGGAAAGGAAGCGATTTAAAACCTTATGGCGGTGATATTCCAAATTTTGAGCAGGAATGTATCGAATGTCATAGGCCTGTTGCCAATCGGGATTACGTTTTTACGCCCCCGTTATATTTAATTTCTCAACTTAAAAAAATGCAGATAAAATGA
- a CDS encoding L,D-transpeptidase, with amino-acid sequence MKKSFLYTFIFALILTSCKKEEPVSDTQQNTSTETSMPEGEKKDSVKTEPVVKKESIPPAMQEDGFYNAFVLPKDKKMRDSIYGAFSKKYTEGERYAILALNRLDSKNKWNADTLVVPAKIDTTLMAYSPFPMQLDVLSGVKKFVVFSYPIQAYGVYSNGSLVKWGPTSMGKKAAQTTRGLTFANWKKKLSISTVSSEWKLPYNFNIFNSGGIGWHQYDLPGYPASHSCLRLLMKDAQWLYSYADTWILNPGGATTKAKGTPVMVFGDYNWGGRKPWRKLLDDPNANNISVEEMNKLIDPNIAKILKEQANREKVSDSIKTLKASAVPAAEKPADSSY; translated from the coding sequence GTGAAAAAATCTTTTTTATACACTTTTATATTTGCTTTAATTTTGACTTCGTGTAAGAAGGAAGAACCGGTAAGCGATACTCAGCAAAATACATCTACAGAAACATCAATGCCGGAAGGAGAAAAAAAAGATTCTGTAAAAACAGAGCCTGTTGTGAAAAAGGAATCTATTCCTCCAGCAATGCAGGAAGATGGTTTTTATAATGCTTTTGTTCTTCCAAAGGATAAAAAAATGAGGGACTCTATTTATGGAGCATTCAGTAAAAAATATACTGAAGGAGAACGTTATGCTATTTTGGCTTTAAACAGACTAGATTCAAAAAATAAATGGAATGCTGATACGTTGGTGGTTCCTGCAAAAATAGATACTACATTAATGGCGTATTCGCCTTTTCCTATGCAACTTGATGTGTTGAGCGGGGTGAAAAAATTTGTTGTTTTTTCATATCCGATTCAAGCGTATGGAGTATACTCTAACGGAAGCCTTGTAAAATGGGGTCCTACAAGTATGGGAAAAAAAGCAGCTCAGACCACACGCGGTTTAACTTTTGCTAACTGGAAAAAGAAATTATCTATTTCCACAGTAAGCAGCGAATGGAAACTGCCTTATAACTTCAATATTTTTAATAGCGGTGGAATAGGGTGGCACCAGTATGACCTTCCGGGCTATCCTGCATCTCATTCATGTTTAAGATTACTGATGAAAGATGCGCAGTGGCTGTATTCTTATGCTGATACTTGGATTCTGAATCCCGGAGGAGCAACTACAAAAGCAAAAGGAACCCCTGTCATGGTCTTTGGAGATTACAATTGGGGAGGCAGAAAGCCTTGGAGAAAATTATTAGATGATCCTAATGCTAACAATATTTCGGTTGAAGAAATGAACAAACTTATTGACCCTAATATTGCGAAAATACTGAAAGAGCAGGCTAATAGAGAAAAGGTATCTGATTCTATAAAAACACTAAAAGCTTCAGCAGTGCCAGCAGCTGAAAAGCCTGCTGATTCTTCTTATTAA
- a CDS encoding PDZ domain-containing protein, with the protein MHFFIALFLSIFINAQNSFEIKDAKKVVIPFKFINNLIFIPVNINGVELTFLLDTGVVETLLFSLDNKDVKLSNVEKIKFSGLGGDLSIDGFRSDKNIAKIGNNFMNTSLSVFIIVDQEFNISSHVGIPVNGVIGYHFFKNHPVSIDYISKKITVYNDEKLFTKKMRKFEQLPISIEDSKPYIDGTVEMTNEKKNSKLLIDLGNSDPLWLFPALIKDFVYNRPNIEDFLGRGFNGDIYGKRSRIHNFYLGDFKFEKPLTAMPDEFSIQHVHLVEDRKGSIGGEIARRFTIAFDYTGQKVYLRKNSNFDDPFHFNMSGLDFKQDGLQWEQDLVKIETTKTAMGIASTFEAKNEKFQYKFILKPVFSISGVRKDSPADKAGFKKDDQILYINGSKTSDMSLEKIMEIMKSYEGKKITMVIQRKTQQLSLSFTLEDPIPYQE; encoded by the coding sequence ATGCATTTTTTTATTGCGCTGTTCTTAAGCATTTTTATAAACGCACAAAATTCATTTGAAATAAAAGATGCCAAAAAAGTGGTCATCCCATTTAAATTCATCAATAATCTTATTTTTATTCCTGTTAATATCAATGGCGTCGAACTTACTTTTCTGCTTGACACAGGTGTTGTTGAAACACTGCTTTTCAGCTTAGACAACAAAGATGTAAAACTCAGTAATGTCGAGAAAATAAAATTCTCCGGTTTAGGAGGAGATCTGAGTATTGACGGATTCAGATCAGATAAAAACATTGCTAAGATTGGAAACAACTTTATGAATACTTCCTTATCCGTATTTATTATTGTTGATCAGGAATTTAACATTTCCTCTCATGTCGGAATTCCTGTAAATGGCGTTATCGGTTATCATTTTTTTAAAAATCATCCTGTCTCAATAGATTATATCTCTAAGAAAATCACAGTGTATAATGATGAGAAATTGTTCACGAAAAAGATGAGAAAATTTGAACAGCTTCCTATCAGTATTGAAGACAGCAAACCTTACATTGATGGAACTGTAGAAATGACAAATGAAAAGAAAAATTCTAAACTGCTGATTGATCTTGGAAATAGTGATCCTCTCTGGTTATTTCCTGCTCTTATCAAAGATTTCGTTTACAACCGTCCGAATATCGAAGATTTCTTAGGAAGAGGGTTCAATGGAGATATTTATGGCAAAAGAAGCCGAATCCACAACTTTTATCTTGGGGATTTTAAATTTGAAAAACCTCTTACTGCAATGCCGGATGAATTCTCTATTCAGCATGTGCATTTAGTAGAAGACAGAAAAGGCTCTATAGGAGGTGAAATTGCACGCCGTTTTACGATTGCTTTTGATTACACAGGACAAAAGGTCTATTTAAGAAAAAACAGCAATTTTGACGATCCTTTTCACTTTAACATGAGCGGGCTCGATTTCAAACAGGACGGATTACAATGGGAACAAGATCTTGTGAAAATTGAAACCACCAAGACAGCTATGGGAATAGCCAGCACATTTGAAGCTAAAAATGAAAAATTTCAGTATAAATTTATTCTTAAACCTGTTTTTTCTATTTCGGGAGTAAGAAAAGATTCCCCCGCAGATAAAGCAGGCTTTAAAAAAGATGATCAAATCCTTTATATCAACGGAAGCAAAACTTCAGATATGTCTTTAGAAAAAATCATGGAAATCATGAAATCTTATGAAGGAAAAAAAATAACAATGGTTATCCAGAGAAAAACACAGCAGTTAAGTTTAAGCTTTACCTTAGAAGACCCAATCCCTTATCAAGAATAA
- a CDS encoding alpha/beta hydrolase-fold protein has product MNLDYIVREPENITSTTPVLFMLHGYGSNEQDLFSFRETLPSDWLIVSFRAPRETQFDGYSWYDIDFNNPDNFIDTDQAKESLATVLENILKVINHYGLTESKTHLCGFSQGGILCYALALQHPELFNYVACLSSYPEQKILGNIVKDKKKLEQLRFFVSHGTDDAVIPLDWGRKAADLLYDLGCYFSFREYMSGHGVNQKNYMDLMEFFSK; this is encoded by the coding sequence ATGAATTTAGATTATATAGTTAGAGAACCGGAAAATATTACTTCAACAACACCAGTTCTTTTTATGCTTCACGGGTATGGAAGTAACGAACAAGACCTTTTCAGCTTTAGAGAAACTCTTCCCAGCGACTGGCTTATTGTAAGTTTCAGGGCACCGAGAGAAACTCAATTTGATGGATATTCTTGGTATGATATAGATTTTAATAACCCCGATAATTTCATTGATACTGACCAGGCAAAAGAATCTTTGGCAACAGTGTTAGAGAATATTTTAAAGGTGATCAATCATTATGGATTAACTGAAAGTAAAACTCATTTATGCGGTTTCAGCCAAGGCGGCATTCTTTGTTATGCTTTAGCTTTACAACATCCTGAGCTGTTCAATTATGTGGCCTGCCTCAGCAGTTATCCGGAACAGAAAATCTTAGGAAACATTGTTAAAGACAAAAAGAAACTGGAACAGCTTCGATTTTTTGTATCACATGGAACTGACGATGCTGTAATTCCTTTGGACTGGGGAAGAAAAGCAGCCGATCTATTGTATGACCTGGGATGTTATTTCAGCTTCAGGGAGTATATGAGCGGACATGGAGTAAACCAGAAGAATTATATGGATCTGATGGAATTCTTTTCAAAATAA
- a CDS encoding response regulator transcription factor gives MEILSFIRSNDVDIVLLDIALPDTNGIELCKEIKKISPDTSVIMFSNRSERSVIIQCIQNGASGYLLKNTSIEELTECLKGVLSGNIVFCNETKQIISRPSNNELVLPRLTKREKQILKLVAQGKTSTVIADELFLSPLTVDTHRKNLLQKFQAKNSTELITMAFQQNMIQE, from the coding sequence ATAGAAATCCTGAGCTTCATCCGGTCCAATGATGTAGATATCGTTCTTTTAGATATTGCACTCCCTGATACTAATGGTATTGAACTTTGTAAAGAGATCAAAAAAATATCTCCGGACACTTCTGTAATTATGTTCAGTAACCGTTCTGAACGGAGTGTTATCATCCAATGTATCCAAAATGGAGCCAGCGGTTACCTGCTGAAAAACACTTCCATTGAAGAGCTTACAGAATGCCTCAAAGGTGTTCTTTCTGGAAATATTGTATTTTGCAATGAAACAAAACAGATTATCAGCAGACCTTCTAACAACGAACTGGTCCTGCCACGATTGACAAAAAGGGAAAAGCAGATTTTAAAATTAGTAGCGCAAGGAAAAACAAGTACTGTAATTGCGGATGAATTGTTTTTAAGTCCATTGACGGTAGATACACACCGAAAGAATCTGCTTCAAAAATTTCAGGCTAAAAATTCTACAGAACTTATCACAATGGCATTCCAGCAAAATATGATTCAGGAATAA